The following proteins come from a genomic window of Crassostrea angulata isolate pt1a10 chromosome 1, ASM2561291v2, whole genome shotgun sequence:
- the LOC128176659 gene encoding uncharacterized protein LOC128176659, which translates to MSSRWDWMLGIIFMVAISVIVIVATFACIVFCKCKKKLKQAKTVGIEPTATDDDTDIELRPVSPSDIGRGRKKTTPVTPLHTHRSSITTPIGSSRQSNDHFFYSSRQAWMFEPD; encoded by the exons ATGTCTAGTCGGTGGGACTGGATGCTTGGCATCATCTTTATGGTGGCCATCTCTGTCATTGTCATTGTGGCCACGTTCGCCTGTATCGTCTTCTGTAAGTGTAAGAAGAAACTGAAGCAGGCAAAGACGGTGGGCATCGAACCGACGGCGACGGACGACGACACGG ATATTGAGCTGCGCCCTGTGAGTCCCTCGGACATTGGGCGGGGCCGGAAGAAGACGACGCCGGTCACGCCCCTTCACACTCATAGATCCTCCATCACCACCCCTATAGGCTCCTCCCGTCAGTCCAACGACCATTTCTTCTACTCCAGCAGACAGGCCTGGATGTTTGAGCCAGACTGA
- the LOC128190015 gene encoding interferon-induced protein 44-like isoform X1: MMAGLLQKEDFDELLKWIGGRRKFRLLYKITRDGCSAPTFHSKCDGKGMSVTVLSNPSDTVYGGFTSQSWTSAGAYVPDPKAFLFQLKFNGKSSYKQFAIKPEKIAYAVYCHSKYGPTFGDGYDLFTFSGNLTACNGEFKFEKGCSLDNTYNMKGTDYSAFANGNLQVKEMEVYQVDDCDMNDPLEIPWRRTPEWTTRLMQELKEEIENYKPLEQLKIQQTKILLIGQIGAGKSSFFNTINSIFRGYVTSQACSGTAEHSLTTQYRSYQVRNGPSRKPLNFRLCDTRGLEEGQGIEAQDVCYILDGHTPDKYVRQKNKTHITKICHCLYTEICRVVSFALPSLFTQFNPSLPLSSDIPGFIKAPKLKDRIHCVAFVLDASSVDIMSEQMLEKIKKLQTAMNQRGLPQVVLLTKIDKICASLQDDVGLTYYIPTAQEYVDKVSEMIGLPRSHVIPVKNYESERELNDNINILNLLAMQQILHFADDYLYNYLDDLDNEQIGTAD; encoded by the exons ATGATGGCCGGTCTGCTGCAGAAAGAAGATTTCGATGAGCTGTTAAAATGGATTGGGGGACGGAGGAAGTTCCGACTGTTGTACAAGATCACCAGGGACGGATGTTCGGCGCCCACCTTCCACTCCAAGTGTGACGGCAAGGGAATGTCCGTCACGGTGCTCAGTAACCCCAGCGACACGGTGTACGGGGGATTCACCTCCCAGAGTTGGACCAGCGCCGGGGCGTACGTCCCGGACCCCAAGGCTTTTCTGTTTCAACTCAAGTTCAACGGAAAATCGTCTTACAAACAGTTCGCAATAAAACCTGAAAAAATCGCTTATGCAGTTTACTGTCATTCGAAATATGGCCCAACATTCGGAGATGGTTATgacctttttacattttcaggAAATTTGACAGCGTGTAACGgtgaatttaaatttgaaaaaggaTGTTCTCTCGACAACACCTACAACATGAAAGGAACAGACTACAGTGCGTTTGCCAATGGGAACTTGCAAGTAAAAGAAATGGAGGTTTACCAAGTGGATG ATTGCGACATGAATGATCCTCTAGAAATTCCATGGAGAAGAACTCCAGAGTGGACAACAAGG CTGATGCAAGAGCTGAAAGAGGAAATAGAAAACTACAAGCCCCTGGAACAGCTCAAGATCCAGCAGACGAAGATCCTGTTGATTGGTCAGATCGGGGCGGGAAAGTCCAGCTTCTTTAACACAATCAACTCCATCTTCCGGGGCTACGTCACAAGTCAGGCGTGCAGCGGTACAGCTGAACACAGTCTGACCACACAG TATCGGTCCTACCAAGTTAGGAATGGTCCGTCTCGGAAGCCTCTCAACTTCCGGTTGTGTGATACACGTGGTCTGGAGGAGGGTCAGGGGATTGAAGCCCAGGATGTGTGTTATATCTTGGATGGCCATACCCCAGACAAATATGTG CGTCAAAAGAACAAAACACACATCACTAAGATTTGTCACTGCCTGTATACAGAAATATGTCGGGTTGTCAGCTTCGCCTTGCCTTCCCTTTTTACTCAGTTCAACCCGTCTCTTCCACTGAGCTCAGATATCCCAGGATTCATCAAGGCTCCCAAACTGAAAGACCGGATTCACTGTGTGGCATTTGTTCTTGATGCTTCCTCTGTTGACATCATGTCAGAGCAAATGCTGGAGAAAATCAAAAAGCTACAAACAGCAATGAACCAAAGAG gTCTTCCTCAAGTTGTTTTACTGACTAAGATTGATAAGATTTGCGCGTCTTTGCAAGATGACGTAGGACTGACGTACTACATCCCCACAGCCCAAGAGTacgtggataaagtgtcggagaTGATTGGTCTTCCTAGATCACACGTGATCCCCGTCAAGAACTACGAGAGCGAGCGAGAACTCAACGACAACATCAACATACTGAATCTGTTGGCTATGCAGCAGATTCTGCACTTTGCAGACGACTACCTGTACAATTACCTTGACGACCTGGACAACGAACAAATAGGCACTGCCGACTAG
- the LOC128190015 gene encoding interferon-induced protein 44-like isoform X2, with protein sequence MMAGLLQKEDFDELLKWIGGRRKFRLLYKITRDGCSAPTFHSKCDGKGMSVTVLSNPSDTVYGGFTSQSWTSAGAYVPDPKAFLFQLKFNGKSSYKQFAIKPEKIAYAVYCHSKYGPTFGDGYDLFTFSGNLTACNGEFKFEKGCSLDNTYNMKGTDYSAFANGNLQVKEMEVYQVDDCDMNDPLEIPWRRTPEWTTRLMQELKEEIENYKPLEQLKIQQTKILLIGQIGAGKSSFFNTINSIFRGYVTSQACSGTAEHSLTTQYRSYQVRNGPSRKPLNFRLCDTRGLEEGQGIEAQDVCYILDGHTPDKYVFNPSLPLSSDIPGFIKAPKLKDRIHCVAFVLDASSVDIMSEQMLEKIKKLQTAMNQRGLPQVVLLTKIDKICASLQDDVGLTYYIPTAQEYVDKVSEMIGLPRSHVIPVKNYESERELNDNINILNLLAMQQILHFADDYLYNYLDDLDNEQIGTAD encoded by the exons ATGATGGCCGGTCTGCTGCAGAAAGAAGATTTCGATGAGCTGTTAAAATGGATTGGGGGACGGAGGAAGTTCCGACTGTTGTACAAGATCACCAGGGACGGATGTTCGGCGCCCACCTTCCACTCCAAGTGTGACGGCAAGGGAATGTCCGTCACGGTGCTCAGTAACCCCAGCGACACGGTGTACGGGGGATTCACCTCCCAGAGTTGGACCAGCGCCGGGGCGTACGTCCCGGACCCCAAGGCTTTTCTGTTTCAACTCAAGTTCAACGGAAAATCGTCTTACAAACAGTTCGCAATAAAACCTGAAAAAATCGCTTATGCAGTTTACTGTCATTCGAAATATGGCCCAACATTCGGAGATGGTTATgacctttttacattttcaggAAATTTGACAGCGTGTAACGgtgaatttaaatttgaaaaaggaTGTTCTCTCGACAACACCTACAACATGAAAGGAACAGACTACAGTGCGTTTGCCAATGGGAACTTGCAAGTAAAAGAAATGGAGGTTTACCAAGTGGATG ATTGCGACATGAATGATCCTCTAGAAATTCCATGGAGAAGAACTCCAGAGTGGACAACAAGG CTGATGCAAGAGCTGAAAGAGGAAATAGAAAACTACAAGCCCCTGGAACAGCTCAAGATCCAGCAGACGAAGATCCTGTTGATTGGTCAGATCGGGGCGGGAAAGTCCAGCTTCTTTAACACAATCAACTCCATCTTCCGGGGCTACGTCACAAGTCAGGCGTGCAGCGGTACAGCTGAACACAGTCTGACCACACAG TATCGGTCCTACCAAGTTAGGAATGGTCCGTCTCGGAAGCCTCTCAACTTCCGGTTGTGTGATACACGTGGTCTGGAGGAGGGTCAGGGGATTGAAGCCCAGGATGTGTGTTATATCTTGGATGGCCATACCCCAGACAAATATGTG TTCAACCCGTCTCTTCCACTGAGCTCAGATATCCCAGGATTCATCAAGGCTCCCAAACTGAAAGACCGGATTCACTGTGTGGCATTTGTTCTTGATGCTTCCTCTGTTGACATCATGTCAGAGCAAATGCTGGAGAAAATCAAAAAGCTACAAACAGCAATGAACCAAAGAG gTCTTCCTCAAGTTGTTTTACTGACTAAGATTGATAAGATTTGCGCGTCTTTGCAAGATGACGTAGGACTGACGTACTACATCCCCACAGCCCAAGAGTacgtggataaagtgtcggagaTGATTGGTCTTCCTAGATCACACGTGATCCCCGTCAAGAACTACGAGAGCGAGCGAGAACTCAACGACAACATCAACATACTGAATCTGTTGGCTATGCAGCAGATTCTGCACTTTGCAGACGACTACCTGTACAATTACCTTGACGACCTGGACAACGAACAAATAGGCACTGCCGACTAG
- the LOC128181319 gene encoding interferon-induced protein 44-like, translating into MMAGLLQKEDFDELLKWIGGRRKFRLLYKITRDGCSATTFHSKCDGKGMTVTVLYNPSDTVYGGFTSQSWTSAGEVYIQDPKAFLFQLKFNGKSSYNQFPIKPEQNVHAVYCHSGYGPTFGGGNDLYTLNGNATASNGVFTLNGGCNLNHTYNMKGTDYNAFANGNLQVKEMEVYQVDDYDMNDPLEIPWRRTPEWTTRLMQELKEEIENYKPLEQLKIQQTKILLIGQIGAGKSSFFNTINSIFRGYVTSQACSGTAEHSLTTQYRSYQVRNGPSGKPLNFRLCDTRGLEEGQGIEAQDVCYILDGHTPDKYVFNPTLPLSSDIAGFVKAPKLKDRIHCVAFVLDASSVDVMSEKMLEKIRKLQTAMNQRGLPQVVLLTKIDKICASLQDELGLTYYIPIVQEHVDKVAAMIGLPRSHVIPVKNYESERELNNNINILNLLAMQQILHFADDFLYNYLDDLDDEQISTAD; encoded by the exons ATGATGGCCGGTCTGCTGCAGAAAGAGGATTTCGATGAGCTGTTGAAATGGATTGGGGGACGGAGGAAGTTCCGACTGTTGTACAAGATCACTAGGGACGGATGTTCGGCGACCACCTTCCACTCCAAGTGTGACGGCAAGGGAATGACCGTCACGGTGCTCTATAACCCCAGCGACACAGTGTACGGGGGGTTCACCTCCCAGAGTTGGACCAGCGCCGGGGAAGTCTATATACAGGACCCAAAGGCTTTTCTGTTTCAACTGAAGTTTAATGGAAAATCTTCTTATAACCAGTTCCCCATAAAACCCGAACAAAATGTCCATGCAGTTTACTGTCATTCGGGGTATGGGCCAACATTCGGAGGTGGTAATGATCTTTACACATTAAATGGAAATGCGACGGCTAGTAACGGAGTATTTACCTTAAATGGTGGATGTAACCTTAATCATACCTACAACATGAAAGGAACAGACTACAATGCGTTTGCCAATGGGAACTTGCAAGTAAAAGAAATGGAGGTTTACCAAGTGGATG aTTACGACATGAACGATCCTTTAGAAATTCCCTGGAGAAGAACCCCGGAATGGACAACAAGG CTGATGCAAGAGCTGAAAGAAGAAATAGAAAACTACAAGCCCCTGGAACAGCTCAAGATCCAGCAGACGAAGATCCTGTTGATTGGTCAGATCGGGGCGGGAAAGTCCAGCTTCTTTAACACGATCAACTCCATCTTCCGGGGCTACGTCACAAGTCAGGCGTGCAGCGGTACAGCTGAACACAGTCTGACCACACAG TATCGGTCGTACCAGGTTAGGAATGGTCCGTCTGGCAAACCTCTTAACTTCCGGTTGTGTGATACACGTGGTCTGGAGGAGGGGCAGGGAATTGAAGCCCAGGATGTGTGTTATATCTTGGATGGCCACACCCCAGACAAATATGTG tTCAATCCCACGCTTCCACTGAGCTCAGATATCGCAGGATTCGTCAAGGCTCCCAAACTGAAGGACCGGATTCACTGTGTGGCCTTCGTTCTGGACGCTTCCTCTGTTGACGTCATGTCGGAGAAGATGCTGGAGAAAATCAGAAAGCTCCAGACAGCGATGAACCAAAGAG gtcTTCCTCAAGTTGTTTTACTGACTAAGATTGATAAGATATGTGCGTCTTTGCAAGATGAATTAGGACTGACGTACTACATTCCCATAGTCCAAGAGCACGTGGATAAAGTGGCGGCGATGATTGGTCTTCCTAGATCACACGTGATCCCCGTCAAGAACTACGAGAGTGAGCGAGAACTCAACAACAACATCAACATACTGAATCTGTTGGCCATGCAGCAGATTCTGCACTTTGCAGACGACTTCCTGTACAATTACCTTGACGACCTGGACGACGAACAAATAAGCACTGCCGACTAA
- the LOC128181330 gene encoding interferon-induced protein 44-like — protein MMAGLLQKEDFDELLKWIGGRRKFRLLYKITRDGCSAPTFHSKCDGKGMTVTVLCNPSDTVYGGFTSQSWTSAGGAYLSDPKAFLFQLKFNGKSSYNQFPIKPEKIANAVHCHSGYGPIFGGGLDLTTFSGNLTASNGVFTLNSSCALNNTYNMKGTDYNAFANGNLQVKEMEVYQVDDCDMNDPLEIPWRRTPEWTTRLMQELKEEIENYKPLEQLKIQQTKILLIGQIGAGKSSFFNTINSIFRGYVTSQACSGTAEHSLTTQYRSYQVRNGPSGKPLNFRLCDTRGLEEGQGIEAQDVCYILDGHTPDKYVFNPSLPLSSDIAGFVKAPKLKDRIHCVAFVLDASSVDVMSEKMLEKIRKLQTAMNQRGLPQVVLLTKIDKICASLQDDVGLTYYIPIVQEHVDKVAAMIGLPRSHVIPVKNYESERELNNNINILNLLAMQQILHFADDFLYNYLDDLDDEQISTAD, from the exons ATGATGGCCGGTCTGCTTCAAAAAGAGGATTTCGATGAGCTGTTGAAATGGATTGGGGGACGGAGGAAGTTCCGACTGTTGTACAAGATCACCAGGGACGGATGTTCGGCGCCCACCTTCCACTCCAAGTGTGACGGCAAGGGAATGACTGTCACGGTGCTCTGTAACCCCAGCGACACGGTGTACGGGGGATTCACCTCCCAGAGTTGGACCAGTGCTGGAGGAGCTTACCTCTCGGACCCAAAGGCTTTTCTGTTTCAACTCAAGTTCAACGGAAAATCTTCTTATAACCAGTTCCCGATAAAACCTGAAAAAATTGCCAATGCAGTACACTGTCATTCGGGTTATGGCCCAATATTCGGAGGTGGTCTTGATCTTACTACATTTTCAGGAAATTTGACAGCTAGTAACGGAGTATTTACCTTAAATTCTAGCTGTGCCCTCAATAATACCTACAACATGAAAGGAACAGACTACAATGCGTTTGCCAATGGGAACTTGCAAGTAAAAGAAATGGAGGTTTACCAAGTGGATG ATTGCGACATGAACGATCCTTTAGAAATTCCATGGAGAAGAACCCCGGAATGGACAACAAGG CTGATGCAAGAGCTGAAAGAGGAAATAGAAAACTACAAGCCCCTGGAACAGCTCAAGATCCAGCAGACGAAGATCCTGTTGATTGGTCAGATCGGGGCGGGAAAGTCCAGCTTCTTTAACACGATCAACTCCATCTTCCGGGGCTACGTCACAAGTCAGGCGTGCAGCGGTACAGCTGAACACAGTCTGACCACACAG TATCGGTCGTACCAGGTTAGGAATGGTCCGTCTGGCAAACCTCTTAACTTCCGGTTGTGTGATACACGTGGTCTGGAGGAGGGGCAGGGAATTGAAGCCCAGGATGTGTGTTATATCTTGGATGGCCATACCCCAGACAAATATGTG ttcaATCCCTCGCTTCCACTGAGCTCAGATATCGCAGGATTCGTCAAGGCTCCCAAACTGAAGGACCGGATTCACTGTGTGGCCTTCGTTCTGGACGCTTCCTCTGTTGACGTCATGTCGGAGAAGATGCTGGAGAAAATCAGAAAGCTCCAGACAGCGATGAACCAAAGAG gtcTTCCTCAAGTTGTTTTACTGACTAAGATTGATAAGATATGTGCGTCTTTGCAAGATGACGTAGGACTGACGTACTACATTCCCATAGTCCAAGAGCACGTGGATAAAGTGGCGGCGATGATTGGTCTTCCTAGATCACACGTGATCCCCGTCAAGAACTACGAGAGTGAGCGAGAACTCAACAACAACATCAACATACTGAATCTGTTGGCCATGCAGCAGATTCTGCACTTTGCAGACGACTTCCTGTACAATTACCTTGACGACCTGGACGACGAACAAATAAGCACTGCCGACTAA